AAGGACCGTTCTTGCCAGGAGGTTTGTCCGGTGGAATGCATCTACGATGCTGGCGAGCAGCTTTACATCCACCCGGACGAGTGCATTGACTGCGGGGCCTGTGTGCCTGCCTGTCCGGTGAACGCCATCTACCCTGAGGAGGATGTCCCCGAGGAGTGGAGGGTTTACATAAAGAAGAACCGCGAGTGGGCCCAGACCTTGCCCAACGTGCACGTGTTGGAGGAAAGCTGATGTTGAGCCCGGTGGTGGAGGTGCGGCAGGAGGTACCCTTCTTGCCCAAAGTGGCCTTTACCCTTATATCCCTTGCTTCCTTGGCAGGGGCAGTTTTTACTGGCCTCCACCTAGGCCTCTCCCTTCCTGCCCTTTTGCTACGTTGGCTTCTCCTTTGGCTTTTGGCCTTAGCCTTAGGTTTCAGTGCCTGGCGTACCCTTTACCTGCGCGAGGAAAAGGATCTGGGAGCGGAGGCCCAGGCTTTTTTGGCGGAGGAACAAGCGGTTTGGAAACGCTTGGCCCAGCCCTTGGGTCTGGTCCTTGTACTACTGAGCCCATCTCTGGCGCTTTTTCCTTATCTCGGTCCCGCTTGGGGATATATGTCCCTTGCACAAGTGTTCCTTGGATTGGGACTGTGGCTGGGTAGGCCAGGGCTAGCCTTGGGGCTTTCCCTAGCCCTCACCCTGTTTTGGGCGGAGCGGGATACCCAAGGTCTTTGGCCCTCGGCCTTGCGGGCCCTACACCTCAGCGCCTTTGGCCTTTGGTTGGGTGGGGCGCTTTTCAACCTCTTAGTGAATGTTCCCGTGGGCATACGCCATCCATATGTGCAAGCGGTGGTAGCTGGGGCCCGGCAGCTAGAACGTTTCCGCTTCGTAGTGCGTTTGGCGCTTCCCACCCTTCTGTTCACGGGATTCTTCATGGCCGCTGGGTACCGCCTACCCCTCGAGGCTTGGGGGAAGTTCCCCTTCATGCTCATCCCCCTGAAGCTGGGTTTCATCCTGGCTTTGGTGGTCATCTTCATCACCTGTCCCCTGTACCGCCA
The window above is part of the Thermus albus genome. Proteins encoded here:
- a CDS encoding indolepyruvate ferredoxin oxidoreductase subunit alpha, with amino-acid sequence KDRSCQEVCPVECIYDAGEQLYIHPDECIDCGACVPACPVNAIYPEEDVPEEWRVYIKKNREWAQTLPNVHVLEES
- a CDS encoding sulfurtransferase TusA family protein translates to MSLAQVFLGLGLWLGRPGLALGLSLALTLFWAERDTQGLWPSALRALHLSAFGLWLGGALFNLLVNVPVGIRHPYVQAVVAGARQLERFRFVVRLALPTLLFTGFFMAAGYRLPLEAWGKFPFMLIPLKLGFILALVVIFITCPLYRQCSPVRGVCNLDDLRVRPLKRLDNRKTPCALGLIRATEVMESLPSGTVLELLSRDVYAPYEVPAWALKYGYRLLKHERRGFFPFRYHRFWVEKP